A window of Melopsittacus undulatus isolate bMelUnd1 chromosome 2, bMelUnd1.mat.Z, whole genome shotgun sequence contains these coding sequences:
- the IL17D gene encoding interleukin-17D — MQRGRVLAALLCAALLPLRPEAVKAHKRPARTRTCGERPEELLEQLYGRLAAGMLSAFHHTLQPEPAGRPHNASCPAGGRPAGDKRFRLPVNLRSASPWAYRISYDPTRYPKYIPEAYCLCKGCLMGIFGEENFHFRSTPVYMPTVILRRTSSCAGGRYVYTEDYVTIPVGCTCVPEQEKESESVNSSIDKQEMKLLVSQNKPSSE, encoded by the exons ATGCAGCGAGGCAGG GTGCTGGCGGCGCTGCTGTGCGCGGCTCTGCTCCCGCTGCGCCCGGAGGCCGTCAAGGCGCACAAGCGGCCGGCGCGGACCCGGACCTGCGGCGAGCGGCCCGAAgaactgctggagcagctgtaCGGGCGGCTGGCGGCCGGCATGCTCAGCGCCTTCCACCACACCCTGCAGCCCGAGCCCGCGGGCCGCCCGCACAACGCCAGCTGCCCCGCCGGGGGCCGGCCCGCCGGCGACAAGAGGTTCCGTCTCCCCGTCAACCTGCGCAGCGCCTCTCCCTGGGCTTACAG AATTTCTTATGATCCCACGAGATACCCTAAATACATTCCTGAAGCATACTGTCTGTGCAAGGGCTGCCTCATGGGGATCTTTGGTGAGGAGAATTTCCACTTCCGCAGCACCCCTGTGTACATGCCAACAGTGATCCTTCGGCGCACCTCCTCCTGTGCAGGGGGCCGCTACGTCTACACAGAGGATTATGTCACTATCCCAGTGGGCTGCACCTGTGTACCTGAGCAAGAGAAAGAGTCTGAAAGCGTAAATTCCAGCATAGACAAGCAAGAAATGAAGTTGCTGGTAAGCCAGAACAAGCCGTCATCAGAATGA